The proteins below are encoded in one region of Juglans microcarpa x Juglans regia isolate MS1-56 chromosome 4D, Jm3101_v1.0, whole genome shotgun sequence:
- the LOC121261626 gene encoding protein BASIC PENTACYSTEINE6-like isoform X1, translated as MDDGGHRENGRHKADQYKSAQGQWLMQHQPSMKQIMTIIAERDAALQERNLTLSEKKAAIAERDMAILQRDAAIAERNNAILERDNAIATLQYRENSLSSGNMSSCPPGCQISRGVKHIHHPQQHVHHLPQMGEASNNTRDMHTSEGLAASQVESETAKSRRAKRTKETKGMTTASKASKPPRKIKSESDDLNKIMFGKSQEWKGGPEMGVGGDDLNRQSGASKSDWKGQDLGLNQVSYDDSTMPAPACSCTGILRQCYKWGNGGWQSSCCTTTLSMYPLPAVPNKRHARVGGRKMSGSAFNKLISRLAGEGHDLSNPVDLKDHWAKHGTNRYITIK; from the exons ATGGATGATGGAGGGCATCGTGAAAATGGAAGACACAAAGCAGACCAGTATAAATCAGCTCAGGGTCAG TGGTTGATGCAACATCAGCCATCAATGAAGCAGATAATGACCATTATAGCTGAAAGAGATGCAGCTCTTCAAGAACGAAATTTGACCCTTTCTGAAAAAAAGGCAGCTATTGCAGAACGAGACATGGCAATTTTGCAACGAGATGCAGCAATAGCAGAACGGAATAATGCCATACTGGAACGGGACAATGCCATTGCCACTCTTCAATATAGGGAAAACTCCTTGAGCAGTGGCAATATGTCCTCATGCCCACCAGGATGCCAAATCTCACGAGGGGTGAAGCACATCCACCATCCCCAACAGCACGTTCATCATTTACCCCAGATGGGTGAGGCTTCTAACAATACAAGGGATATGCACACAAGCGAAGGCCTTGCAGCATCACAAGTTGAGTCTGAGACTGCCAAGTCACGACGAGCTAAACGAACAAAAGAGACCAAGGGGATGACAACTGCAAGCAAGGCCTCAAAACCTCCAAGGAAGATTAAGAGCGAGAGTGATGACTTGAATAAAATCATGTTTGGAAAGTCACAAGAATGGAAAGGTGGGCCGGAAATGGGTGTCGGAGGTGATGATCTGAACAGACAGTCTGGGGCTTCAAAGTCTGATTGGAAGGGACAGGACCTGGGGTTGAATCAGGTTTCATATGACGACTCAACCATGCCTGCACCAGCATGCTCCTGCACTGGAATCCTTAGGCAGTGTTACAAATGGGGAAATGGGGGGTGGCAATCTTCATGCTGCACAACAACCCTGTCAATGTATCCTCTACCAGCTGTGCCCAACAAGCGGCATGCCCGAGTCGGTGGGCGAAAGATGAGCGGAAGTGCTTTTAACAAGCTTATCAGCCGCCTTGCAGGGGAAGGCCATGATCTGTCGAATCCCGTTGACCTGAAAGACCACTGGGCCAAGCATGGGACAAATCGCTACATAACAATCAAGTAG
- the LOC121261626 gene encoding protein BASIC PENTACYSTEINE6-like isoform X2, which produces MQMLLLLQWLMQHQPSMKQIMTIIAERDAALQERNLTLSEKKAAIAERDMAILQRDAAIAERNNAILERDNAIATLQYRENSLSSGNMSSCPPGCQISRGVKHIHHPQQHVHHLPQMGEASNNTRDMHTSEGLAASQVESETAKSRRAKRTKETKGMTTASKASKPPRKIKSESDDLNKIMFGKSQEWKGGPEMGVGGDDLNRQSGASKSDWKGQDLGLNQVSYDDSTMPAPACSCTGILRQCYKWGNGGWQSSCCTTTLSMYPLPAVPNKRHARVGGRKMSGSAFNKLISRLAGEGHDLSNPVDLKDHWAKHGTNRYITIK; this is translated from the coding sequence ATGCAAATGCTGCTGTTGTTGCAGTGGTTGATGCAACATCAGCCATCAATGAAGCAGATAATGACCATTATAGCTGAAAGAGATGCAGCTCTTCAAGAACGAAATTTGACCCTTTCTGAAAAAAAGGCAGCTATTGCAGAACGAGACATGGCAATTTTGCAACGAGATGCAGCAATAGCAGAACGGAATAATGCCATACTGGAACGGGACAATGCCATTGCCACTCTTCAATATAGGGAAAACTCCTTGAGCAGTGGCAATATGTCCTCATGCCCACCAGGATGCCAAATCTCACGAGGGGTGAAGCACATCCACCATCCCCAACAGCACGTTCATCATTTACCCCAGATGGGTGAGGCTTCTAACAATACAAGGGATATGCACACAAGCGAAGGCCTTGCAGCATCACAAGTTGAGTCTGAGACTGCCAAGTCACGACGAGCTAAACGAACAAAAGAGACCAAGGGGATGACAACTGCAAGCAAGGCCTCAAAACCTCCAAGGAAGATTAAGAGCGAGAGTGATGACTTGAATAAAATCATGTTTGGAAAGTCACAAGAATGGAAAGGTGGGCCGGAAATGGGTGTCGGAGGTGATGATCTGAACAGACAGTCTGGGGCTTCAAAGTCTGATTGGAAGGGACAGGACCTGGGGTTGAATCAGGTTTCATATGACGACTCAACCATGCCTGCACCAGCATGCTCCTGCACTGGAATCCTTAGGCAGTGTTACAAATGGGGAAATGGGGGGTGGCAATCTTCATGCTGCACAACAACCCTGTCAATGTATCCTCTACCAGCTGTGCCCAACAAGCGGCATGCCCGAGTCGGTGGGCGAAAGATGAGCGGAAGTGCTTTTAACAAGCTTATCAGCCGCCTTGCAGGGGAAGGCCATGATCTGTCGAATCCCGTTGACCTGAAAGACCACTGGGCCAAGCATGGGACAAATCGCTACATAACAATCAAGTAG
- the LOC121261629 gene encoding uncharacterized protein LOC121261629 isoform X1, translating into MEARERKGYAWAISAGVTAALAAISAKLFTSQFVRFSMVILFNATMWGCYVNSLKALSSLQATVTNFATNFLSSGLAGFFLFEEALSFQWFAGALLIIIGVLVLSRSSIERKESID; encoded by the exons ATGGAGGCTAGAGAGAGGAAGGGCTACGCCTGGGCAATCTCAGCCGGAGTTACGGCTGCTCTTGCTGCCATTTCCGCAAAGCTCTTCACCTCTCAG TTTGTTAGATTTTCCATGGTCATATTATTCAATGCGACGATGTGGGGATGTTATGTCAACAGCCTTAAAGCTCTCTCTTCTCTACAAGCTACGGTAACAAACTTTGCTACCAATTTCCTCTCTTCTGGTCTAGCTGGATTTTTCTTGTTCGAGGAGGCATTGTCATTTCAG TGGTTTGCAGGTGCCCTGCTCATCATAATTGGCGTACTTGTACTCAGCAGGTCAAGTATTGAGAGGAAGGAAAGCATAGACTAG
- the LOC121261629 gene encoding uncharacterized protein LOC121261629 isoform X2 — MEARERKGYAWAISAGVTAALAAISAKLFTSQFVRFSMVILFNATMWGCYVNSLKALSSLQATVTNFATNFLSSGLAGFFLFEEALSFQVPCSS, encoded by the exons ATGGAGGCTAGAGAGAGGAAGGGCTACGCCTGGGCAATCTCAGCCGGAGTTACGGCTGCTCTTGCTGCCATTTCCGCAAAGCTCTTCACCTCTCAG TTTGTTAGATTTTCCATGGTCATATTATTCAATGCGACGATGTGGGGATGTTATGTCAACAGCCTTAAAGCTCTCTCTTCTCTACAAGCTACGGTAACAAACTTTGCTACCAATTTCCTCTCTTCTGGTCTAGCTGGATTTTTCTTGTTCGAGGAGGCATTGTCATTTCAG GTGCCCTGCTCATCATAA
- the LOC121261628 gene encoding histone H3.3, which translates to MARTKQTARKSTGGKAPRKQLATKAARKSAPTTGGVKKPHRYRPGTVALREIRKYQKSTELLIRKLPFQRLVREIAQDFKTDLRFQSHAVLALQEAAEAYLVGLFEDTNLCAIHAKRVTIMPKDIQLARRIRGERA; encoded by the exons ATGGCTCGTACGAAGCAGACTGCTCGCAAATCCACCGGTGGAAAGGCTCCGAGGAAGCAGCTCGCCACAAAG GCTGCAAGGAAATCGGCACCCACTACCGGTGGAGTCAAGAAACCTCACCGTTATCGCCCCGGAACTGTTGCTCTTCG TGAAATTCGTAAGTACCAGAAGAGTACTGAGCTTTTAATCCGCAAATTGCCCTTCCAACGCCTAGTTCGTGAAATTGCTCAAGACTTCAAG ACGGACTTGAGGTTCCAGAGTCATGCGGTTCTGGCGCTTCAGGAGGCTGCAGAGGCTTACCTCGTGGGTCTCTTCGAGGACACCAACTTGTGCGCCATCCATGCTAAGAGGGTGACCATTATGCCTAAGGATATCCAGCTTGCTAGGAGGATCCGTGGCGAGCGTGCTTAA